The Pseudomonas sp. SCB32 DNA window TGCCTGGTCCGTGCAGTCCCTGCACTGCGGCAGTTGCTCGACGCGCAAAGTGGCAGCCGCTACGCCAGCATCGACGGCTTGCGCGGCTATCTCGCCTTCGGCGTCTTCATTCATCATGCGGTGATCACCTGGTTCTTCCTGCGGAACGGGCAGTTCGACTTTCCTCCGTCGAACTTCTACTCCCAGCTTGGCCAGGCCAGCATTGCGCTGTTCTTCATGATCACCTCCTTCCTGTTCTGGGGGCGCCTGCTCAACCAGGGACGCCAGCATGACTGGCGCGCCTTCGCCATCTCCCGGCTATTCCGCCTGTACCCGCTGTACCTGCTGGTCATGGCTCTGGTGGTACTGGGAGTGTTCTACGCCAGCCACTGGCAACTGCGCGATACGCCCGACGAACTGGCCGTGCAACTGACTCGCTGGCTGATCTTCGATCGACCGGACATCAACCAGTACGAACAGACCGGCGGGTTGATCTCCAACGTCACCTGGACGCTCAGCTACGAGCTGTTCTTCTACGCTGCGCTGCCGCTGCTCGGCATCGTCTTCCTCAGGCATCCCGGCTGGCGCACGGTGCTGCTCTGCCTGCTCGGCATCTACCTGCTCAGCGAGCTGTTCGGCTGGAACCATTCGCTCAAGCGCTCAATCCTGGCCAGCTTCCTGGGCGGCATCGGCGCGGCCTATTGGGTGCGTAACCCGAAACTGACTCGCTGGGCACGGACCCCATTCGCAGGCGGCATCGCCCTGCTGGCCCTGCTGCTGGTGATGAGCTGCTTCGATCGCAGCTTCCACACGCTGCCGCTGCTGTTGCTCAGCCTGTTCTTCTGCATCGTCGCGTCGGGCAATCGGCTGTTCGGCGCCCTGAGTCTCCCGGGCATCCGCTGGATGGGGGAGATCAGCTACAGCACTTACCTGCTGCACGGACTCCTGCTCTGGGTGGTGCTGCGACAGTTGCCACGCGGCGCCGGCCTGGATATCACCCAGGCGATCTGGTTCATCCCGGCACTGGCCGGAACCGGTTGCCTGCTGGTGCTGCTCAGCAGCCTGACCTTCATGCTGATCGAACGCCCCGGCATACGCGCCGGCAAGCGTCTGAGCGAGGCCCGGCGGCCCGAGCCGGCACGCGCAACCTGAGGCCGGGGAGGCTGGCGGTCGCGCTGCCTGGCCAGGAAATCCCTGACCGCGACTTCAGTGCTTTTCCAGCGGAGAGAAATACAGGCGGGCCAATCCGCGCAAGGTTCGCCGCGTCCAGGCCTTGAGCGGCAGCTGGGCGAGCAGCTCGCGGG harbors:
- a CDS encoding acyltransferase yields the protein MWVLNPLLAVAAYAVAIATASCLVRAVPALRQLLDAQSGSRYASIDGLRGYLAFGVFIHHAVITWFFLRNGQFDFPPSNFYSQLGQASIALFFMITSFLFWGRLLNQGRQHDWRAFAISRLFRLYPLYLLVMALVVLGVFYASHWQLRDTPDELAVQLTRWLIFDRPDINQYEQTGGLISNVTWTLSYELFFYAALPLLGIVFLRHPGWRTVLLCLLGIYLLSELFGWNHSLKRSILASFLGGIGAAYWVRNPKLTRWARTPFAGGIALLALLLVMSCFDRSFHTLPLLLLSLFFCIVASGNRLFGALSLPGIRWMGEISYSTYLLHGLLLWVVLRQLPRGAGLDITQAIWFIPALAGTGCLLVLLSSLTFMLIERPGIRAGKRLSEARRPEPARAT